In Musa acuminata AAA Group cultivar baxijiao chromosome BXJ2-10, Cavendish_Baxijiao_AAA, whole genome shotgun sequence, a genomic segment contains:
- the LOC135625186 gene encoding putative transcription factor bHLH086: protein MMLSQEESSDSLGRYSSTLLPFMSDPSSSSSSAYVLGAVNLPPQEALSFLDCKAAASEHWAYSNASVLSFEQGDHTSGAGYLSLDHEDECDAWVAAMDQNYQLRHPDVKRRAAADRSRLIHERDSFEVESGYGSVRTPVKDKRQGQVRFGLVYPGAAAAVDGRQESIGRATVLQKRRHMDACDVPSPKKQCGSTGKTKDKSSPTKDPQSIAAKNRRERISERLKILQDLVPNGTKVDLVTMLEKAISYVKFLQLQVKVLATDEFWPAQGGKNPDVGQVKEAIDAILSSQRERKSSSEQ from the exons ATGATGCTCTCGCAAGAAGAAAGCTCTGATTCCCTCGGGCGCTACTCGAGCACTCTTCTTCCTTTCATGTCAGACCCGAGCAGCTCCTCTAGCAGCGCGTACGTGCTTGGCGCAGTGAATTTGCCACCGCAAGAAGCTCTCTCTTTCCTCGACTGCAAAGCCGCTGCATCCGAACACTGGGCCTACTCCAACGCTTCGGTGCTTAGCTTCGAGCAAGGCGACCATACGTCTGGTGCTGGTTACCTGAGCCTTGATCATGAGGACGAGTGTGATGCTTGGGTGGCCGCCATGGATCAGAACTATCAGCTGCGTCACCCTGACGTCAAGCGTCGAGCTGCTGCCGATCGCTCGAGGCTAATTCACGAGCGAGATTCTTTCGAGGTAGAAAGCGGGTACGGTTCGGTAAGAACTCCGGTGAAAGATAAGCGGCAAGGTCAGGTTCGGTTTGGGTTGGTGTACCCCGGCGCTGCAGCCGCAGTCGATGGCCGTCAAGAAAGCATTGGACGAGCGACGGTCCTACAGAAGCGTCGACACATG GATGCATGTGATGTTCCAAGTCCGAAGAAGCAGTGTGGTAGTACTGGAAAGACAAAAGACAAGTCTAGTCCAACCAAGGATCCTCAGAGTATTGCAGCAAAG AACCGGAGGGAACGGATCAGCGAGAGGCTCAAAATTCTACAAGATCTTGTTCCTAATGGCACCAAG GTCGACTTGGTAACCATGCTTGAGAAAGCAATTAGCTACGTGAAGTTCCTTCAGCTGCAAGTGAAG GTGTTGGCTACCGATGAATTCTGGCCGGCGCAAGGGGGAAAAAATCCAGATGTTGGGCAAGTAAAGGAAGCTATCGATGCCATCTTATCCTCTCAAAGAGAGAGGAAATCCAGCTCTGAGCAGTGA
- the LOC135625928 gene encoding uncharacterized GPI-anchored protein At4g28100-like, whose amino-acid sequence MTTMARLLPLLLSLLLLQVTLLAAQPVLPEPEPASIQLIPSTSAAAAGGGGGAASSFSPPVTIPAFPEQSEVSAACPLDPPTDLLSSVSAACAASDGSLPSRSRCCPTLNAWLLAAYSASALAARPLPSAGYDLPTLPDDSESCIGGVERALRDRGVELPRVNGTCDAAYCFCGVRLRRLACAGAFVANATEGRWVPAGDAGRRLERDCARPGFAGCTRCLRTLNQLKSKEKRGGGDANGSDKKATPAHDRECQLMGVTWLLSKNRTLFLPATTSVLRVLMAADGAGGSDPTSCSLSLYDMPLAVGSDQIGGHGGCSTVGSLPLFQLSLLTLVVFALYHV is encoded by the exons atGACAACGATGGCTCGTCTCCTACCGCTGCTGCTATCTCTTCTACTCCTCCAGGTTACTCTCTTGGCCGCTCAGCCTGTCCTGCCCGAACCTGAGCCCGCTTCCATTCAGCTCATCCCCTCCACCTCGGCGGCTGCcgctggcggcggcggcggcgccgccTCCTCCTTCTCCCCACCAGTCACTATCCCCGCCTTCCCAGAGCAGTCCGAAGTCTCCGCCGCCTGCCCCCTCGACCCTCCCACCGACCTCCTTTCCTCCGTCTCCGCTGCCTGCGCTGCGTCCGACGGCAGCCTtccctcccgctcccgctgctgtcCCACCCTCAACGCCTGGCTCCTCGCCGCCTACTCCGCCTCCGCCCTCGCCGCCCGGCCTCTGCCATCCGCCGGCTACGATCTGCCCACCCTGCCTGATGACTCCGAGTCGTGCATCGGCGGCGTGGAGCGCGCGCTCCGGGACCGCGGGGTGGAGCTCCCGCGCGTGAACGGCACGTGCGACGCGGCGTACTGCTTCTGCGGAGTCCGCCTTCGGCGGCTGGCCTGCGCGGGGGCATTCGTGGCTAACGCCACGGAGGGGCGGTGGGTCCCGGCGGGAGACGCCGGGCGGCGGTTGGAGAGGGACTGCGCTCGCCCCGGATTCGCCGGGTGCACACGGTGCCTTCGGACCCTTAACCAG CTGAAGTCCAAAGAGAAACGAGGTGGCGGCGATGCAAACGGGTCGGACAAGAAGGCGACCCCGGCTCACGACAGGGAATGCCAACTAATGGGGGTGACATGGCTCCTCTCGAAGAACCGGACGCTCTTCCTGCCGGCCACCACCTCCGTCCTCCGGGTGCTCATGGCGGCGGATGGCGCCGGAGGCTCCGATCCAACCTCGTGCTCGCTCTCCCTCTACGACATGCCGCTCGCCGTTGGATCCGACCAGATCGGTGGGCATGGCGGATGCTCCACCGTCGGGTCTTTGCCCCTGTTCCAGCTCTCGCTGCTAACCCTTGTCGTCTTTGCACTCTACCATGTTTAG